Part of the Flavobacterium alkalisoli genome is shown below.
GCTTTTGGAGGAAAGAGCTAAATTCAATTTTTTTCAAGATGATAAGACCAAAAAAGATTTGTCAAACTCTCCTATAAAGGAAGATGAATTTCATAAAGTGTTAGATAGTTTAGGTGTTTCCCATTTAGATTACTCTGAAAATTGTTGTTTTCTTTTCGGTAAATTTATTCTTGAAGAGCATGATGCAATAAATGATATTTCAACTCATCTTCAATGGGTGTTGGATGAGGAAGAAAATGATACTTTCTTTCTCTGTCGAAAGTTTGATAACTCTTTTAGGAATTCTCAATATTTGTTGCTTACTCCAAGGGGAAAAACTGATAGTGCTGAATATTATAAAGAAAGAGCAACAGCTTTGTCTAAAATAGCTAAAGAGAAAGGTGCTGATAAGCCAGAAAACAGAAATGGTGTTGGTCGATTTACTTCACTTGAGCTTTTAAGAAGTATAATGAAAATGGATGATCTTGAGCTTGTTTGGAGTGAGTATAAGTTTGATAAAAATATTTTCCCTCAATATCGTTATTTAGATTGGCATATTTCCATGGATCAACTTACGCAGATTACAAATGATGTGATGCAAGCACAAATTGAATCCGATTTGAAAGACGCTAGAAGTTATGCAGATGATAAACGAATACAGGCTCAAAAAAAGATTAATAAAGAATTAGAAACATTTAAAGAAACCTTTTTAAGGGAATTGCCTAATATCGAAAAATTAAAGGCGAATATATATTTTGATGTCACACCTAAAATTACCGATCTCCTGATTAATAAAAAAAATAGTATTGGTGATATTCATATCGACTCACAAGGTGAAGGAATAAAGAGACAAATTTGGTTTCAACTTATTAAATGGAACGCTTTGAATGCTATTCAAGCTCAAGAGAAAAATAAACGGTTTTTATGGTGTTTTGATGAGCCGGAAACTCATTTGTATCCAACTGCACAAAGAGACTTTTATGATACTATAAAAAAAACAACCTCAGCAAATGTACAATCTTTAATATCAACTCATTCAACAATATTTGTTGATAAAACAATCTTGAAAAGTATAAATAAAGTGGATTTAAATAGTGGAATAACTACTATTTCAAAATGTAATTCAGTTGATGATATATATGAAAGTTTACGATTGAAAAACAGTGATTTTTTATTTTACGATAAATTTATTGTTGTTGAGGGTGATACGGAAGAAAGTTTAATTCCGCATTGTTTTAAGCTTGCTACGGGTTGTTCAATTGAAGGGCAAAGTATTAAAATAATTAATTTAGGGGGTAAAGATAAAATTGTACAAAATGCTCTAATTTTAGAAGGAATATTAGGAGAGTTTAAGAAGACCACTAATACTGTATTTTATATTTTGGATAATGATGCAAGTTTTAAACTTTCAACACATCAAAAAGAAAAATATTCTCCAACATTTATTGGTAAACAAGATATTGAAGATTCTATCTCGTCAACTGTTTGGATGGCAATTTTAGAAAATCAATTAGAAAAAGATTTAAGATTAAGTATTGATGAAATTGATGACATCAAAAATTCAATCAAAAGTGATGCGGAAGAGGATAGTAAAAAGAAATTTTATCCAGCTTTAATCCAGTCTGTACGTAAAAAAATGATTGATATTGGAAGAGGTGATTTTCATACTATTGATGAAGCCCTGCCTTCTAAAGGATTAGAATCTGGGAAGCTTATTGCAAAATTTTTAGACGATGTTCAATATCTTCCAGAAAACTTAATCAAAATCTGCGAGAAGATAATGGATAGTGATTAATTGGACTTGTAAAAGTAGATTTTATTGTCAATTAATTACTGTCGTATAAAACAAAAAACCCTGCAAACATCGTTTGCAGGGTTTTAATAAAACTGGGTGGTCCCACCTGGGCTCGAACCAGGGACCACCTGATTATGAGTCAGGTGCTCTAACCAACTGAGCTATAGGACCAGTTTTGAGGTTGCAATATTACTACTATTTTTAATTCAATGCAAATAAATTTAAAGGATTATTTTGTAAAACCTGATAATAAATTTTTACTTCCTGATAATGTGAATTTTAATATTTGATAATAGTATTCGATTTTGAGTTATAAGTGAAAACTTAATACTGTTAAAAAGTAGCCGTGTTTTTTAACAGTTAATTCTGAATTTTAATAATTCTATGGGAAAAACCTGTAAATGAGAATATTATATTTGATACTTAAACACATTACTAATTAAAACCAAACATTATGAACGTGAGATTGCTAAAAAACGCTCTATTCGCAGGACTGTTTGTAACTGCGCTTAGTTTAACTTCATGCGGCGAGAAAAAGGATAAAGACGCTGATATGGAAAATATGGAAAACCATGATGAACACATTGAAGATGTAGATGTGGATGTAGATGTTAATGAGGATACTGTTAAAGTAGACGTAGATACCGTTATGGGTCCATAATCTGGATATGAAATTAATAAGAAAGCAGCCATTGGCTGCTTTTTTTTATTCCTGAAGAAAATTTTCAGAAATTATATTCCATTGTTTGGTGTCGTGTTTAAGTAAATAGAGTCCGTTTACTTCAAATGAGGCTTTATATTCCTTTTTTTGATATACCTGCCATGCCTTTGTAAATTCTTCATACGATAAATCCCTGTAAGCAACCGTCATGTGGGGGCTAAAATCGTTTTCATGATAATGCACGCTTATTTCGGGGAAATGTGATGTGAAGCTTTTAATAAGTTCTTTTTGTAGCGATATGAGCGCCTGAGAAACTTCAGGCTTTACATATATTACAGGTGCTTTACTGTTATCAAAACAACCAAATCCGTTTAGGTGTACAGTAAAGTTTTGTGGTGTAAGGTTAAGGTTTCTAAACCAATCCAAAAGGTTTGCTTGGTCTTCCTCATAAAGTTTAAAAGGGGCTTTCAGGGTAATATGTGGCATTACCTTAAGTGCTTTTTTGCTGTTGTAATGGTTGGCAAAATCAGTTTTAATGGCGGTAACTTCCTCACAAATTGTTTGCGGGGGTATTAAAGCTGTAAAGTAAAGGTTTTGAAAATCCATTGTTTTATTTTTTCAAATATACCTATTCTATTAAACACAAAATACAGCTCCTTGTGAGAGCTGTATTTAAAAAGTAGTTTTTGACACAGATGCCGGAGGCAAGGTGTGTCAGGGCAAAAATAAGTTAAAATTTTTTTTCAGTAATTATATTTTAACACTTGTGTGTCCCTGTTTATTTAGTTTTTAATTAGTCGTACGATTTTTCTTTCTCCGCTTTCTTTTTTCAGTTCAAGCATATATATTCCCGATTCGTATCCTGAAAAATCGATGGTTGTTTCACCTGCATTCATGGCTCCGGATCCTACAACACTACCCAGTACAGAATACAATGTATATTCAATGTTAGTATCGGTACTTATTGTAAGTACTCCGTTAACCGGGTTAGGATATACCTTGGTTTCAGCAAAGACAAAGGAGTTAGTTCCTAAAACAGCTTCAATATCATTACAGTAAGTCTGGCTGCCACACTCGTTTGTTACGGTAACGCATACAGTGTAGTTTCCTGATTCGTTGAAAGTATGCGAAGGACTCTCTTCACCTGAAGTTGTTTCATCTCCAAAATCCCATTCAATAGTATCATATCCTGATCCGCTGTAGGTAAATGTATAGGCTAATTGGTTTTCACTATCCTGCTCAAACCCAAAACCAGGCTGAGGCAGTGTACAGTTACAATTATCGGTTCCGTATTTTGCTAAAAAGAAATCTGTTCCCGATGATCCGTTTGTCAATGTTTCGTCGCCTACATAAAGCAAATTGCCAAATCTGCCGCCTACATAGTAGTTATTAAAACTGTCTGCCGCGAGGCTTTGTCCGTAATCATAAAAGCCTAAATTTCCGGGAATGTTTGTCATTTCTATAATGGTTCCGTTACTTTTGTTGAACCGGGCGAAGAGCACGTCATAACCCTGATTGGTTTCAATTGCGAGCTCTTCTCCCTGCCAACTTATAACTCCATAGCCCGTGGTGACGGCTACTTCGTTATTATTTAATGTGATACCATATATCATGGTGTTTGAATTTTCAGTTTGAGCATGGGTTTCCCAAGTCGCTACACCTTCAGAATTTATTTTCATTAAAAAAGGAGATGAAGAAGGAGCAGGATTGGTGAAAGTTATTCCTGAAAAAGTATCTCCATCATATATAGAGCCTGCTACATAAATGTTATTCTGGTCGCCTATAACCATATCATTAAGGTAACCTCCTATTTCGCTACTATTTTCATTTTTCCATAGCATTTCGCCTTCCGGGCTAAAAGCAATAAGATACATATTGTGTGTTATGGTTTCTCCTCCGGCTGTAAGCGTTCCCTGAGAACCTGTTCTTCCGGTAATATAAAAGTTGCCGGTGTTATGGTTTCTCACCATTTTATATGATTCTAAGGCTCCGGTAAATTGAATGTCAGGAATAATGGCTTCAACAAAATTGCCGTTAGTGTCATACTTTAAGACAAAAAAGTTATCACCTTCGGTGGTATTTATAAAACTTCCGTCAGCATAAGTGCCGGGAGGTAATATACATAACCAATAGGTGTTGCCTAAAGCGTCAGTTTGTATATCTGCACCTAAGCTATGGCTTATAGCGTCTATAAAAGTTACATCTTCAGGTTGAGGCATTTTCAACCATTGCATCTCACCTGTATTGTTATATTTTAACAGGAAAAGGTTCCTTTTGTGTTCGTCTAAGTTATTAGGATTTCCCTGGGGTAATATGGTGTCGGTGTCAAAATGAACCGGATAATTTTGTGACGTACGATATACTGTACCTCCCACATAAATATTTCCCTGAGAATCTGCCTGTATATTTTTGATAAAGTCTTTATCGCCACCTCCAATGACTTTAGACCAGCGAAAATCGCCACTACAGTTGTAGCTTGCAATAACATAATCGCGATTGCTGCCTGCATCATAGGGTGTGAGTTCCATGTCCTCAAGATGTAGTCCGTTACGGCCTACGGATGCCAGAAAGAATACATTTCCATCAGCATCAGTAACTATAGATTCTGTTTTCTCATTATTCTGAATCTGATTAAAACTCCCTCCTGAAACACCCCATTGCCAACTTTGAGAGTGCGCAGAGTAAGACAGGGTTAAAAAGGTGATAAGAAGAAAAGTGTTAAGTGTAAAGTAGTTCTTTTTCATAAAAAATAAGTTTCTGTTGAGCATTTATATAATGACAAAAAGCCGGCAGTAAAACTGCCGGCCAGTTGCATTATAATAGTATTAATGTATTATAAGGTTTTTCTGCATAAGCATATTACCGTTTTCTTTCATAACTACTATGTATTGACCTGCTGCCAATCGGCCCAGGTTAAAGTTCCATGTTCCTTTTTGCTCTGTAGGGGTGTAAGTTTCCAACAGAACTCCAAGAAGGTTGTAAACCTGAATAGATTTTTCTGAATCTGCATAAGCATAGCTGTAGTTCATTGCTACATTTTCCTTGGCAGGGTTAGGAGCAATAACTAAATCATAACCTGTTACTTCTGCAAAATTGTTTGTATCGGCATCCTGAGCAGGTCTTTCGCCTGCACATCCAGGTAATTCAAGTCCGATTTTAACTCTACAGGTTTTACCGTCAATAACAGTTTCAAACATTACAGTTACATATCCTCCTGAGAATCCGTTTAACGGAATCAACTGTATAGGATATACTCCCGGTCCCGGATTAAGGGTAATTGATGAAGGAACAAATATACCTTCGTTACCTGGTAATGTTAAGGTTGTTTGAACCGGCATACCATAAGTATTGTAGATATCAAATAGGATATCATAATAACAATAACCATGATCGTATATAGGCTTAAGGTCTTTTATTCTTATCTCAAATTTACAACCGGTACATTCTTCCTGCTCAATGTTCACTCTGTCACTCACTCTTGAACAAAGTCCGTTGTTAAGAACAAGCTGATAAGTACCCGCTCCCGGATATGATACAGGCTGGTCTGCTGCCGGTGAATAAGATCCTGAATTTATTGTTGAACCGTTATATAGCCATTGCCATGAAGGGAATGATAAAGGAGAGGTACCCTGTAGGTAAGCCGTTCCTAAATCACAAAGTGTGTAACAGCCCGCAGGTACATTCCATAAATAAATTGCCGGGTCTTTAGGCACATCAATTTGTGCTGTACGTGAACAGCCGTATTGGTTTGTAAAACGCACCTGATATGCTCCGCCCTGTGTTACTTCTATAGAGTGAGAAGTGGTGTTAAAGCTGTATTCACCATTGCTCCAGTTAAATGTACCCACTTCGCCTGCAGTAGCTGTAAGCTGAATTCTGTATGGGTCACACTGAACGTTTGTTATAGAGATTGAAGGGGCACTTGGAATAGGCCTTACAGTTACTGTATGAGTATCTGTAGTTGTACAATAGCCGCCCACTCCGTTTGGAGTATTTACCGTAACCGTATAAGTATAGGTTGTTATAGCA
Proteins encoded:
- a CDS encoding ATP-dependent nuclease; its protein translation is MKLTAFQIVNYKSCNNVYLDLEVDNPNIFIGINDCGKSTILNAVGLLLEERAKFNFFQDDKTKKDLSNSPIKEDEFHKVLDSLGVSHLDYSENCCFLFGKFILEEHDAINDISTHLQWVLDEEENDTFFLCRKFDNSFRNSQYLLLTPRGKTDSAEYYKERATALSKIAKEKGADKPENRNGVGRFTSLELLRSIMKMDDLELVWSEYKFDKNIFPQYRYLDWHISMDQLTQITNDVMQAQIESDLKDARSYADDKRIQAQKKINKELETFKETFLRELPNIEKLKANIYFDVTPKITDLLINKKNSIGDIHIDSQGEGIKRQIWFQLIKWNALNAIQAQEKNKRFLWCFDEPETHLYPTAQRDFYDTIKKTTSANVQSLISTHSTIFVDKTILKSINKVDLNSGITTISKCNSVDDIYESLRLKNSDFLFYDKFIVVEGDTEESLIPHCFKLATGCSIEGQSIKIINLGGKDKIVQNALILEGILGEFKKTTNTVFYILDNDASFKLSTHQKEKYSPTFIGKQDIEDSISSTVWMAILENQLEKDLRLSIDEIDDIKNSIKSDAEEDSKKKFYPALIQSVRKKMIDIGRGDFHTIDEALPSKGLESGKLIAKFLDDVQYLPENLIKICEKIMDSD
- a CDS encoding 2'-5' RNA ligase family protein, giving the protein MDFQNLYFTALIPPQTICEEVTAIKTDFANHYNSKKALKVMPHITLKAPFKLYEEDQANLLDWFRNLNLTPQNFTVHLNGFGCFDNSKAPVIYVKPEVSQALISLQKELIKSFTSHFPEISVHYHENDFSPHMTVAYRDLSYEEFTKAWQVYQKKEYKASFEVNGLYLLKHDTKQWNIISENFLQE
- a CDS encoding PKD domain-containing protein; amino-acid sequence: MKKNYFTLNTFLLITFLTLSYSAHSQSWQWGVSGGSFNQIQNNEKTESIVTDADGNVFFLASVGRNGLHLEDMELTPYDAGSNRDYVIASYNCSGDFRWSKVIGGGDKDFIKNIQADSQGNIYVGGTVYRTSQNYPVHFDTDTILPQGNPNNLDEHKRNLFLLKYNNTGEMQWLKMPQPEDVTFIDAISHSLGADIQTDALGNTYWLCILPPGTYADGSFINTTEGDNFFVLKYDTNGNFVEAIIPDIQFTGALESYKMVRNHNTGNFYITGRTGSQGTLTAGGETITHNMYLIAFSPEGEMLWKNENSSEIGGYLNDMVIGDQNNIYVAGSIYDGDTFSGITFTNPAPSSSPFLMKINSEGVATWETHAQTENSNTMIYGITLNNNEVAVTTGYGVISWQGEELAIETNQGYDVLFARFNKSNGTIIEMTNIPGNLGFYDYGQSLAADSFNNYYVGGRFGNLLYVGDETLTNGSSGTDFFLAKYGTDNCNCTLPQPGFGFEQDSENQLAYTFTYSGSGYDTIEWDFGDETTSGEESPSHTFNESGNYTVCVTVTNECGSQTYCNDIEAVLGTNSFVFAETKVYPNPVNGVLTISTDTNIEYTLYSVLGSVVGSGAMNAGETTIDFSGYESGIYMLELKKESGERKIVRLIKN